TGACATTTGCCTTGTTGCCGATTGTCAGCAGGCAGTTGCGTGTTTCTGCAAGACGGACGGCAACCTTTGCTATCCGCCTGCTTCCCGCAACCGAGACGACCCGTACTGTGCATGCACGATCCTTCTCACGCCACTCGATCCCAGAATACAGCCCTTCGGAATTCTCCCGCACGATCATGATATCGAAGCCTGCGCCTTGCACAGGACGGAGGTTTGCATAGAGATCAAGTGCCTGCCGGATGCCAAGAATCACCGACTGGTAACAGGGATCCGGCGGTGTCGTCACTGCGCCAAAGAGGATTGCATCCGCATCTTTCATCATGTGCATATCCTCCCCGGTGCAGGCAACGCCGCTCTCCTGCCACCTGGTGTACCCGACATCAATTGGGACATACTCAAATTCCGGGTGAAGCGCGGCGATGACATCCCATGCAACGGGGATCACCTCCCTGCCGATCCCGTCACCCGGAACGACTGCTATCCTGACCATTTCGTCTCCTCCATTCTTCCACAACCAGATAGACCGCGTCAAGCACGGTCTTTGGTGATGCACCCCAATGGACAACAGCACCAAAGAAACCATTATACAATCCTATCCCGCTCCTCTCCTTTCTGCAGCATCTGGCAACAAACGGTTCCTCTGAAACAGAGGAGAGCGGGCATATCTCGATCAGCGAGAAGTCCGGGCCATAACATTCCTGGTACAGCTGCTGTCCCGTGAGGCATCCTGCGATCCGTTCCCCTCCTTTCATCCTGTCCATGTCAAGGGTTTTGGCAAAGCCGCCTGCCCTGCAGGGGTAGACATCGGCATCGATCATGGAGATATCCCGGACATGGTGTTCAAAGACACAGTTCAAATCTCCAAGAAGCCCCTGCTCCTCCAGTATCTCGATGGTAACCGAGAGGTTTGCACGGGGAGGGCGTATATCATAGACATGCACGGTTTCAAATTCAGAGAGATCGGGATCAAGGACGAAGTTTATATGCTCATCCATCGCCCCGAAGATGGTGCAGCGTTTCCCTGTTTTGAGGGCAAGCCGGACCATGCCTGCACGATCATGCTGGTTTACCCGCCCGGAATACATGACAGTCTCCTCAGCTGTTGCAAGCACTTCTTCATGGAGGATATCCCGCATCATGCCGCTACCTTCCGGATCCGGCGTCACCCTGAGGAGTTCAAATCCATCCGGAACCCGCCTGACGAGGTATTCGGAGAGGAAATACACTTTGTCTCCAACCGGTTTCTCATAGGCATGGCCGACCACCTTACATTCAGGAGGAAAGATCATTGTTTCGCCCTCCAGTAGGGTACAAGCCCGCCTGCATGGATGATAGCCAGCATGCGGGGAGAGAGCGGGGTGAATGTATACCGGGTACCGGCAGCCTCAAGCCACCCTCCATCAAGGTTGAGGACGATATGATCTCCATCCCTGCATGCAGGGATCTCCGCTTCAATGACGGGGAGACCGACATTGATGGCGTTCCTGAAGAAGATCCGGGCAAACAGGGGGGAGATTACCGCAACCACACCCGCCTCCTTCAGTGCGACCGGCGCCTGTTCACGTGAGGAGCCGCAGCCGAAATTCCTGCCTGCCACGATGATTGAACCCTTGAGCCGGTTTGAAAGAGCAGGATCGAGATCCTCAAAGACATGGGTAGCCCAGACCGACCGGTCTTTTGTCCTGAGGTATCGTCCGGCGATAACAAGATCGGTGTCGATATCAGATCCCAGGCAGACGGCTTTTCCCTCACGCATAATGCACCTCAGGATCGGCGATGCACCCTTCAAGGGCGGTGGCAGCCGCAGTTGCTGGTGAGGCAAGATAGATGGTGCCGCCGACACCCATCCTGTTTTTGAAGTTCCGGTTGGCTGTGGAGAGGCAGACGTCGCCATCGCCAAGAACACCGCTATGCATACCAAGGCAGGGGCCGCAGCCGGGGGAGACGATGATACATCCGGCTTCGATCAGGTCGCTGATGATGCCATCACGGGAAGCCTGCAGGAGAACCGCTTTTGAGGCGGGGACAACAATCGTTCTGACACGAACACGTTTCCCCCTGACAAGACGGGAGAATCTGAGAAGATCGCTATACCTGCCGTTTGTGCATGTCCCAAGCAGAACCTGATCCACCTCGATCCCGGTACACTCTGTGACAGGACTGATGGTATCAACCCGGTGGGGAAGAGCAACAACCGGGACAATGTCATCGAGGTCGAGCACGATCTCCTCCCGATACCCGCAGTCTTCTGGGATCTGTGGGGCGATGCGGTGTCCGAACTGCCCCAGGTAGGTGCGGCAGATATCGTCGGCATAGAAGATGGCATTCTTTGCACCGGTTTCAATACCCATATTGCAGATGCAGAGCCTGCTCTCCATATCAAGCGAAGGTACACCGTCTCCGGTATACTCAAGTGCACAGTAGGTTGCACCCTCCATACCGAGTCGTGCAGCAACTGAAAGGGCAATATCCTTTGCCTCGGCAGCACCCCTGAGTGACCTGTTGAGCGAGATGCCAATCGTCTCCGGTACCCGAAACCAGGTCTCTCCTGAAGCCCAGATTGCAGCCATATCGGTTGCACCGACACCTGTTGCAAACGCACCAAAGGCCCCGCCTGTGCAGGAGTGCGAGTCGGCACCCACCACAACCTCACCGGGGAGGATACATCCCTCGCTCATGACCTGATGACAGATGCCGCCGCCGCAGTCAGAAAACGGGATTGATTGTTCCTTTGCAAACGATCTGAGTTCTTTCTGGAGATCCGCAGTCAGTCCGGTATTTGCAGGACAGATATGATCATAGAGAACGGCGATGCGTGATACATCAATTCCCAGGGGAACACCCATCTCCTTGAATGCCTGGAGCGTGAGGACGCCTGTACCATCATGGACATATGCCCGGTCAACAGAACGGTCAACATACTCACCAGCAGTTCCGCCGAGGATTTGTTCGGTCAGGGTGCGGCTCATTCCTTCACCTCTGCCTCAGCCTGGCGGATGAGCGAGAGGAGGAGATCATGCGTGATACTGCATTTGCTCTCACCCCGTTCCTTGACCTGATCGAGGATCCAGCAGATCCGATCTTCAGAGAGATCATGGCCGATTGACTGAAGAATATGGATTATGGCTTTCTTGCCGGTATGTTTGCCAAGTATGTAGTGCCGCTCCCCACCAACCAGGGCAGGATGGATGTACTCGTAGGTTGCAGAATCCTCAATGAGTGCGGCGATATGGATCCCTGATTCATGGGCAAACGCATGCTCCCCGACGATGGCTTTCGTCTTTGGCACGGGAATGCCTGATGCGTCTGCCACCGCCCTGCTCAGGGTGAGCAGGTGCGAGAGATCATAGCGGTCAATGCCTCCCTTGAACCGGAGGGCGCATGCAACCTCTTCAAGGGATGCATTCCCTGCCCGCTCCCCGATCCCGTTCGCGGTTGTATGAAGCTGGTAGGCACCCCGTTCTGCTGCCGTGATGGTATTGGCAACAGCACACCCCATATCATCATGGCAGTGGACACAGAGGGGGATTGGGAGATCAATAACCAGCTGATCGATGACAGATGCCATCTCAAGTGGTGTCAGGCAGCCGACGGTGTCGGCAAACGAGACATAGTCTGCACCATATTCTGCTCCCCTGAGATACATCTCACGAAGAAAGGAGATATCGGTTCGTGAGGCGTCTTCTGCCGCAAAACGAACCTGTATCCCATGATCGTGGGCATATTCGACCATCGAGAGGGCCTGTTCAAGCACTTCGTGGCGGGGTTTTCGGTATTTTATCTTCATATGCAGATCAGAGGTGGCAATGAAGATGCTGACCATATCGACATCACACTGGAGCGCACAGTCCAGATCAGACTGTAAGGCCCGCGACAGGCAGCATATCCGGGCATCCAGACCCATATGTGAGATTGCACTGACACACCCTGCTTCAGTATGGGAGACGATTGGAAAACCGGCTTCGATGACATCAACCCCGACACTATCAAGGAGGTTTGCAATCCTGCACTTCTCTTCATTCGAGAACGACACACCCGGGGTCTGTTCACCATCCCGGAGGGTTACATCACAGATCTCAACATTCCACTTTTTCATATGCTGCATCCTCCGGGCATCTTCCCTGGATGATCAGGACCTTCTGTCCTTCTTCTGGTACAGAGAGTACGTCTTCGAGGGTTTTGGTATCTTCTGCAGGGATGACCAGGGGCTCTGCCCATTCCAGGTACTGGCAGATGTCAGAGACGGGCTGGCCACCGGTCATTGCCATTCTCTGGTTTGCAAGGACAATCACAAGGAGTGGGTATCCCTTTGCATGACAGTCGATGAGGCTGGTCAGTCCTGAGTGGAGGAGTGCTCCGTCCCCAATCAATGCTATGCATGTGCTTCTGGCTGCAACTGCAACTGAAGAGCCAAGGCAGTAGGAAGCCACCCCGATTGAATACGGGGGATTCATGGAGAGAAGAGCACAGCCGATATCCGGAATAACCTTCATCTTTTTTGCTTTCAGGAGTGAGAGGAGAGGTGTATAGGGACAGTCAGGGCAGCATGTTCTATAGAAACCCCTGTCTGAGAAGCGCTCAGAAGAACGCCCCACTGCAGGCGGGAGAAGCTGATGGTGCTCCCTGAGAAACGGCCGCCCGATCTCGATGATCCGGCTTCCGGGAGGTAATTGTGGCGGGGGATAGGGTATGATAACCTGTGAGTCGCCTTTTGCCATGCCGACTCCGATGTCACCTCCACGAAGCTGGTTCAGAGGTGACTGCTTCGTCCAGGCAAAGAGTCCGGCAGTTCCTTTTTCGGCTCTTGTCACCCTGCCGGCAATCGTCAGATCAGTATCTGCAAGCCGTCCGTTCCTGAGTACCTGGACGGTATCCTCGAATGCAACCTCAGATTTGAGAAGGGATGGGGTGAGGCGTACGATGGCAATCCGTGAAAAGCGCTCAGATGCCTCAAATGCAGCTGAAAATCCGGTAAAAATTGTTTTTTCATCAGGCTCCACCACCGGAGCCATGGCCAGTTCCCCATAATACC
The nucleotide sequence above comes from Methanocalculus natronophilus. Encoded proteins:
- a CDS encoding isocitrate/isopropylmalate dehydrogenase family protein, translated to MVRIAVVPGDGIGREVIPVAWDVIAALHPEFEYVPIDVGYTRWQESGVACTGEDMHMMKDADAILFGAVTTPPDPCYQSVILGIRQALDLYANLRPVQGAGFDIMIVRENSEGLYSGIEWREKDRACTVRVVSVAGSRRIAKVAVRLAETRNCLLTIGNKANVIQSDHLFRDICCEEASNAGIRFETCYIDSLALDILLHPAHYGVIVTTNIFGDILSDVAGYLVGGLGMLPSANIGDSHALFEPVHGSAPDIAGLGIANPIAALRSGAMMLDHLGYPDDAVRIEDAIQRVSSRGIQTPDLGGSASTQQFGEAVRAELEVTEES
- a CDS encoding DUF7714 family protein — protein: MIFPPECKVVGHAYEKPVGDKVYFLSEYLVRRVPDGFELLRVTPDPEGSGMMRDILHEEVLATAEETVMYSGRVNQHDRAGMVRLALKTGKRCTIFGAMDEHINFVLDPDLSEFETVHVYDIRPPRANLSVTIEILEEQGLLGDLNCVFEHHVRDISMIDADVYPCRAGGFAKTLDMDRMKGGERIAGCLTGQQLYQECYGPDFSLIEICPLSSVSEEPFVARCCRKERSGIGLYNGFFGAVVHWGASPKTVLDAVYLVVEEWRRRNGQDSSRSG
- a CDS encoding 3-isopropylmalate dehydratase produces the protein MMREGKAVCLGSDIDTDLVIAGRYLRTKDRSVWATHVFEDLDPALSNRLKGSIIVAGRNFGCGSSREQAPVALKEAGVVAVISPLFARIFFRNAINVGLPVIEAEIPACRDGDHIVLNLDGGWLEAAGTRYTFTPLSPRMLAIIHAGGLVPYWRAKQ
- a CDS encoding 3-isopropylmalate dehydratase/homoaconitate hydratase family large subunit, with the protein product MSRTLTEQILGGTAGEYVDRSVDRAYVHDGTGVLTLQAFKEMGVPLGIDVSRIAVLYDHICPANTGLTADLQKELRSFAKEQSIPFSDCGGGICHQVMSEGCILPGEVVVGADSHSCTGGAFGAFATGVGATDMAAIWASGETWFRVPETIGISLNRSLRGAAEAKDIALSVAARLGMEGATYCALEYTGDGVPSLDMESRLCICNMGIETGAKNAIFYADDICRTYLGQFGHRIAPQIPEDCGYREEIVLDLDDIVPVVALPHRVDTISPVTECTGIEVDQVLLGTCTNGRYSDLLRFSRLVRGKRVRVRTIVVPASKAVLLQASRDGIISDLIEAGCIIVSPGCGPCLGMHSGVLGDGDVCLSTANRNFKNRMGVGGTIYLASPATAAATALEGCIADPEVHYA
- a CDS encoding homocitrate synthase family protein, which codes for MKKWNVEICDVTLRDGEQTPGVSFSNEEKCRIANLLDSVGVDVIEAGFPIVSHTEAGCVSAISHMGLDARICCLSRALQSDLDCALQCDVDMVSIFIATSDLHMKIKYRKPRHEVLEQALSMVEYAHDHGIQVRFAAEDASRTDISFLREMYLRGAEYGADYVSFADTVGCLTPLEMASVIDQLVIDLPIPLCVHCHDDMGCAVANTITAAERGAYQLHTTANGIGERAGNASLEEVACALRFKGGIDRYDLSHLLTLSRAVADASGIPVPKTKAIVGEHAFAHESGIHIAALIEDSATYEYIHPALVGGERHYILGKHTGKKAIIHILQSIGHDLSEDRICWILDQVKERGESKCSITHDLLLSLIRQAEAEVKE
- a CDS encoding thiamine pyrophosphate-dependent enzyme translates to MKGFEAVAWALKNSADTIYTVPGYPVTEIGDLLRVETVVNEKTALEYALGDSLSGRRSAVLVKNVGMNALADPLINATTQGLISGVVVVAGDDPEALFSQNAQDSRYYGELAMAPVVEPDEKTIFTGFSAAFEASERFSRIAIVRLTPSLLKSEVAFEDTVQVLRNGRLADTDLTIAGRVTRAEKGTAGLFAWTKQSPLNQLRGGDIGVGMAKGDSQVIIPYPPPQLPPGSRIIEIGRPFLREHHQLLPPAVGRSSERFSDRGFYRTCCPDCPYTPLLSLLKAKKMKVIPDIGCALLSMNPPYSIGVASYCLGSSVAVAARSTCIALIGDGALLHSGLTSLIDCHAKGYPLLVIVLANQRMAMTGGQPVSDICQYLEWAEPLVIPAEDTKTLEDVLSVPEEGQKVLIIQGRCPEDAAYEKVEC